The proteins below come from a single Aegilops tauschii subsp. strangulata cultivar AL8/78 chromosome 6, Aet v6.0, whole genome shotgun sequence genomic window:
- the LOC109757057 gene encoding 1-aminocyclopropane-1-carboxylate oxidase homolog 4 isoform X2: MAASSPKSDRAALLKAFDEARTGVRGLVESGVSTVPDLFVHPDPYASAPLAPPGVSIPVVDLSLPAHLVAAATAAAARDWGFFHLVNHEALVPSGHPARALAAVRPFNELPAPERAAHYGRALAGGVSYSSNVDLFRSPAASWRDTVQVMFGPTPPNAERIPSVCRSEVIEWEAHAAAVARAVMALLSEGLGLGGAALEETSCLEGKLMVCHYYPVCPEPERTMGLVPHTDPGVLTVLEQDGIGGLQVKHTNGDGESFWVDVKPEPGALVINVGDLLQIMSNDKYKSVEHRVVMNSREEARVSIAVFFNPGKRGESVLYGPLRELVSTENPPKYRRFAMSEFLGAFFKRDLASKALLEHFKL, translated from the exons ATGGCCGCGTCCTCCCCGAAGTCCGACCGCGCGGCCCTCCTCAAGGCCTTCGACGAGGCCCGCACCGGCGTCCGCGGCCTCGTCGAGTCCGGCGTCTCCACCGTCCCCGACCTCTTCGTCCACCCCGACCCCTATGCCTCCGCCCCGCTTGCTCCCCCGGGCGTCTCCATCCCCGTCGTTGACCTTTCCCTCCCCGCGCACCTCGTAGCCGCCGCCACCGCGGCGGCCGCCCGCGACTGGGGCTTCTTCCACCTCGTTAACCACGAGGCCCTCGTCCCCTCCGGCCACCCCGCGAGGGCCCTCGCCGCGGTGCGCCCCTTCAACGAGCTCCCCGCCCCCGAGCGCGCCGCGCACTACGGCCGGGCCTTGGCCGGCGGGGTCAGCTACTCCTCGAACGTCGACCTGTTCCGGTCCCCCGCGGCGAGCTGGCGCGACACCGTCCAGGTGATGTTCGGGCCTACGCCGCCCAACGCCGAACGCATACCGTCGGTGTGCCGCTCTGAAGTCATCGAGTGGGAAGCGCACGCCGCCGCGGTGGCCCGCGCCGTGATGGCTCTGCTCTCCGAGGGGCTCGGGCTCGGGGGTGCGGCGCTGGAGGAGACCTCGTGCCTGGAGGGGAAGCTCATGGTCTGCCATTACTACCCGGTGTGCCCCGAGCCTGAGCGCACCATGGGCTTAGTCCCGCACACGGACCCCGGCGTGCTCACCGTCCTTGAGCAGGATGGCATTGGTGGTTTGCAGGTGAAGCACACCAATGGGGACGGGGAGAGCTTCTGGGTGGACGTGAAGCCTGAGCCGGGCGCGCTTGTGATCAATGTCGGGGACCTTTTACAG ATAATGTCGAATGATAAGTACAAGAGCGTCGAACACAGGGTGGTGATGAATTCACGCGAAGAAGCTAGAGTTTCAATTGCCGTCTTCTTCAATCCTGGAAAGCGAGGGGAATCAGTTTTGTATGGGCCGTTGCGAGAGCTGGTTTCTACAGAAAACCCACCAAAGTACAGGCGTTTCGCGATGTCTGAGTTTTTGGGGGCCTTCTTCAAACGAGACCTTGCTAGCAAGGCTCTACTTGAGCACTTCAAACTGTAA
- the LOC109757057 gene encoding uncharacterized protein isoform X1 encodes MDLDQFHNIITAWAAFCMVQGAGQKVFKVLSMNHSYIVDLNCESCDCKRWELSGIPCHHAIACAREERIDPESLVHECYSVATYKKAYSFNIKPMRDQEHWTRMEGVDVYPPVYTKVMGRPRRNRKKDPEEKLDKEGGKKLTKHGVSMHCSVCGAANHNKKGHQKWAETNREAPVATDDDSEEEFDDPSIISNIMPHTIHPSMDPTQTPGSMVYLMQQMERMSYQPVMDHGPLPESSFVAQARASIPPPRVTTAMATGRVRRRGVTEDIPEDVPQSSHQTSDNARGRKRQAKGGGRGNATGSGTGNASRGGRGNATRGSGRTRGEGARGGTGRGNGGRGTLYDNGGRTGPGAGFWNLMFAPDSDKSHVAAEEEPITQNAPQGDEWDDDFVHM; translated from the exons ATGGATCTGGACCAGTTTCATAATATCATCACTGCATGGGCTGCTTTTTGCATGGTTCAAGGGGCTGGTCAGAAGGTTTTCAAGGTGTTGTCAATGAACCATTCATATATTGTTGATTTGAACTGTGAGAGTTGTGACTGCAAAAGATGGGAGCTGTCTGGGATTCCATGTCATCATGCCATAGCTTGTGCTAGAGAGGAGAGGATAGATCCTGAGAGCCTGGTGCATGAATGCTACTCTGTAGCTACTTACAAAAAAGCTTATAGTTTCAATATCAAGCCGATGAGGGACCAAGAGCATTGGACAAGGATGGAAGGAGTGGATGTGTACCCACCTGTGTACACCAAGGTGATGGGTAGACCAAGGAGAAATAGAAAGAAAGATCCAGAAGAGAAGCTTGACAAGGAAGGGGGCAAGAAACTGACTAAACATGGTGTAAGCATGCACTGTTCTGTTTGTGGAGCAGCAAATCACAACAAGAAAGGTCATCAGAAGTGGGCAGAAACAAATAGAGAGGCACCAGTAGCTACAGATGATGATTCAGAAGAGGAGTTTGATGATCCATCCATAATTTCA AACATCATGCCACACACAATTCATCCATCTATGGATCCAACTCAAACACCAGGATCAATGGTTTACCTCATGCAGCAAATG GAGAGGATGTCATATCAACCAGTCATGGACCATGGTCCTCTTCCTGAATCTTCATTTGTCGCACAAGCTAGAGCTAGCATTCCTCCACCAAGAGTGACAACTGCTATGGCTACTGGAAGAGTTAGGAGGAGGGGTGTTACTGAAGATATTCCAGAGGATGTGCCTCAATCCAGCCACCAAACAAGTGATAATGCAAGAGGCAGGAAGAGGCAGGCTAAAGGAGGTGGTAGAGGAAATGCTACAGGAAGTGGTACGGGAAACGCTTCGCGAGGTGGTAGGGGAAATGCTACAAGAG GAAGTGGAAGGACAAGAGGAGAAGGTGCAAGAGGAGGAACTGGAAGAGGAAATGGTGGAAGAGGAACTCTATATGACAATGGAGGAAGGACTGGACCAGGGGCTGGATTTTGGAACTTGATGTTTGCACCTGATTCAGATAAGTCACATGTCGCAGCAGAGGAAGAGCCAATCACACAAAATGCACCACAAGGGGATGAGTGGGATGATGACTTCGTCCACATGTAG